A portion of the Tachyglossus aculeatus isolate mTacAcu1 chromosome 24, mTacAcu1.pri, whole genome shotgun sequence genome contains these proteins:
- the CHAF1B gene encoding chromatin assembly factor 1 subunit B, with amino-acid sequence MKVITCEISWHNKEPVYSLDFQHGPDCKINRLASAGVDTAVRVWKVDKGPDGKAIVEFLSNLTRHTKAVNVVRFSPNGEILASGGDDAAILLWKVNDNKEPEPVALQEEDEAQLNKENWTVVKTLRGHLEDVYDICWATDGNLMASASVDNTAIIWDVSKGQKVSIFNEHKSYVQGVSWDPLGQYIATLSCDRVMRVYSTQKKRVAFNVTKMPSGAGAEGEARSYRMFHDDSMKSFFRRLSFTPDGSLLLTPAGCVESGENVTNTTYVFSRKNLKRPIAHLPCPGKATLAVRCCPVYFELRPVNSDKTPEDCSPELFKLPYRLVFAVASEDSVLFYDTQQNFPFGYVSNIHYHTLSDISWSSDGAFLAVSSTDGYCSFVTFEAGELGVPLKEKPALGVKTPNPGEKKAKSQAQQRGVSPVPRTAEGTPPVRARDPGTPSPPLQAKQPPALPGPREPASTPLGGRSSATPPSEEPRDPQPGGGHPGKGKQPRRVTLNTLQAWSKSTPRRISLMPLKPDAPAAGDAPGREAPTPSTDTVQPELLEDPACQPPASKRPRLAPERPLPESPESEAAGGSSS; translated from the exons ATGAAGGTCATCACCTGCGAGATCTCCTGGCACAACAAAGAGCCCGTCTACAGCCTGGACTTCCAGCACGGCCCCGACTGCAAGATCAACAGGCTGGCCTCGGCCGGGGTGGACACGGCCGTCCGC GTCTGGAAAGTGGACAAAGGACCGGACGGGAAGGCCATCGTGGAGTTCCTGTCCAACCTCACGCGCCACACCAAGGCGGTCAACGTCGTCCGCTTCTCCCCCAACGGCGAGATCCTGGCGTCGGGCGGAGACG ATGCCGCCATCCTGCTGTGGAAGGTGAATGACAACAAGGAACCCGAGCCGGTAGCTCtgcaggaggaagatgaggctCAGCTGAACAAGGAGAACTGGACCGTCGTTAAAACTTTAAG AGGGCACTTAGAAGATGTGTACGACATTTGCTGGGCCACGGATGGGAATTTAATGGCGTCTGCTTCGGTAGATAACACAGCCATCATCTGGGATGTCAGTAAAG GACAAAAAGTCTCCATATTTAACGAGCACAAGAGTTACGTGCAAGGAGTAAGCTGGGATCCCTTGGGCCAGTACATAGCCACTCTGAGCTGCGACAG GGTGATGCGAGTGTACAGCACGCAGAAGAAGCGAGTGGCCTTCAACGTCACAAAGATGCCGTCCGGAGCAGGGGCCGAAGGAGAG GCCAGAAGTTACCGGATGTTCCACGACGACAGTATGAAGTCTTTCTTTCGCAGACTCAGTTTCACTCCCGACGGTTCTTTGCTTCTTACACCAG CTGGTTGTGTGGAATCAGGAGAAAACGTCACAAACACCACGTATGTCTTCTCCAGGAAAAACCTCAAAAG GCCTATCGCTCATCTCCCTTGCCCTGGAAAAGCAACTCTGGCTGTCCGCTGCTGCCCAGTCTACTTCGAGTTGAGGCCCGTCAATTCAG ACAAAACACCGGAAGACTGTAGTCCAGAGCTGTTCAAGCTGCCCTACCGGCTGGTGTTTGCCGTGGCTTCGGAAGACTCGGTGCTTTTCTACGACACGCAGCAGAACTTCCCTTTCGGCTACGTCTCTAATATCCACTACCACACGCTGAGCGACATTTCGTG GTCCAGCGACGGGGCCTTCCTGGCCGTCTCGTCCACGGACGGCTACTGCTCCTTCGTCACGTTTGAGGCGGGCGAGCTGGGCGTGCCCTTGAAGGAGAAGCCGGCGCTCGGCGTGAAGACGCCCAACCCCGGGGAGAAGAAGGCCAAGAGCCAGGCCCAGCAGCGCGGGGTCTCGCCGGTGCCCAGGACCGCCGAGGGAACCCCCCCAGTTAGAGCCCGAGACCCCGGCACCCCGTCGCCGCCCCTCCAGGCCAAACAGCCTCCGGCCCTCCCGGGACCCAGGGAGCCTGCCTCCACCCCTCTTGGGGGCCGCAGCTCGGCCACCCCGCCCTCGGAGGAGCCGAGAGACCCGCAGCCCGGCGGCGGTCACCCCGGGAAAGGGAAGCAGCCCCGGAGGGTCACTCTGAACACCTTACAAGCCTGGAGCAAGTCCACGCCGCG GAGAATAAGCTTGATGCCTCTAAAGCCCGACGCTCCAGCCGCCGGCGATGCTCCGGGCCGGGAGGCTCCCACGCCGTCCACGGACACGGTCCAGCCAG AGCTACTGGAAGACCCCGCGTGCCAGCCTCCGGCATCCAAACGCCCCAGACTGGCCCCCGAGAGGCCCCTCCCCGAGTCTCCCGAAAGCGAAGCCGCCGGCGGTTCAAGCAGCTGA